The Deltaproteobacteria bacterium genome contains a region encoding:
- a CDS encoding restriction endonuclease subunit S, which yields MVPKGWRLMKIGQLVEETKEVCGPSYHLPVFSVTKDRGVVLQSEKFKKRIASSDTSKYRRLPKGHFAYDPMSLYYGAIGWQRLCEEGIVSPAYITFRALDLVEPHFLWMLFKSAGLQSEFVRNTYGGNLDGKRKKTDWRSFCGIEVPLPDLYEQRAIVERLSAIDAAIEKTNAVIEQTKRLKQGLLQELLTRGIGHTKFKMTEIGKIPESWTMKPLAELGEVRSGVAKGKKQIRDPVELPYLRVANVQDGHLALSEIKTIIVSRSDVVRYSLQTGDVLLTEGGDIDKLGRGCVWNGEIELCLHQNHVFAVRCDSSALNPKFLSLLASSAYGKRYFLSCAKQTTNLASINSSQLRAFPVLLPKMKEQECIVEYVSGLESALTQAEYELATLHRMKSQVAGDLLRGHIRVLREVQ from the coding sequence ATGGTTCCTAAGGGGTGGCGGCTAATGAAGATAGGGCAGCTTGTAGAGGAAACTAAGGAGGTTTGCGGGCCTTCTTATCATTTACCGGTATTTTCTGTCACTAAGGATCGTGGCGTAGTACTCCAGTCTGAGAAGTTCAAAAAGCGAATCGCCTCAAGTGACACAAGTAAATACAGACGTCTTCCAAAAGGGCACTTCGCTTACGATCCAATGTCTCTTTACTATGGTGCTATTGGCTGGCAGCGTCTGTGCGAAGAAGGCATTGTAAGCCCTGCATATATTACTTTTCGAGCTCTTGATTTGGTAGAACCGCATTTTCTTTGGATGCTTTTCAAATCGGCTGGTCTTCAATCAGAGTTCGTGCGCAATACATATGGAGGTAATCTTGACGGAAAGCGAAAGAAAACCGACTGGCGCAGTTTTTGCGGAATCGAAGTCCCATTACCTGACCTTTATGAACAGCGCGCCATAGTCGAGCGCCTCTCCGCCATCGACGCCGCCATCGAAAAGACCAATGCCGTCATCGAGCAGACCAAGCGCCTCAAGCAGGGCCTACTCCAAGAACTCCTCACCCGCGGGATCGGGCATACGAAGTTCAAGATGACGGAGATTGGGAAGATTCCGGAGAGTTGGACGATGAAGCCCCTTGCTGAGCTTGGAGAAGTCAGGAGCGGAGTTGCTAAGGGCAAGAAGCAGATAAGGGATCCTGTCGAACTACCTTACCTGCGCGTTGCAAACGTTCAAGACGGACACCTTGCTCTTTCAGAAATTAAGACAATCATCGTCTCAAGGAGCGATGTCGTGCGGTATTCGCTTCAAACCGGTGATGTATTGCTAACTGAAGGTGGCGACATCGACAAACTCGGTCGGGGCTGCGTATGGAATGGCGAAATCGAGCTTTGTTTGCATCAGAATCATGTTTTCGCCGTGCGCTGCGATTCCTCGGCTTTGAACCCCAAATTCCTCTCGCTGCTAGCGTCAAGCGCATACGGAAAGCGCTACTTTCTTTCCTGTGCGAAGCAGACGACAAATCTCGCCAGCATTAACTCTTCTCAGTTGCGTGCGTTTCCTGTGCTGCTACCGAAGATGAAGGAGCAGGAGTGTATAGTGGAGTATGTGTCGGGGCTTGAGTCGGCTCTGACACAGGCGGAGTACGAGCTCGCGACATTGCACAGGATGAAAAGCCAAGTGGCAGGCGACTTGCTTCGTGGCCACATCCGTGTTTTGCGGGAGGTGCAATGA
- a CDS encoding type I restriction endonuclease subunit R, whose amino-acid sequence MTEFHTTEWPASEFLGTLGFSRIASADQAILRDGDRSVILRTHLVAAIQRINGVDEDTVNATYNDLLRLSDNGRWLQYLRGGHSRKVSGELTKKTIRIIDLKTPANNTFSLATQFRVQSEQPRKPDIVLFINGIPVVVIECKKPVPKKDKNNEAIEQILQYERDIPRLFLSNAFNVVTDGVNVLYGATGAPAKHWGTWRDPWPKTPKDFGDDAFKIGLWSLLEPRRLLDLIAHFIVFETNKSSGRVVKKICRYQQYRAVNKMVARVQDAKLKRGLVWHTQGSGKSLTMVYGALKLKHDLTASGRDLENPNLLVVTDRKQLDDQISKTFVACGLENPVQVESMKDLHAAVRAATHGVTLLSTIHKFKGSRTPVPHSDRWIVLVDECHRTQEEDLGAFMRATFPDATFFGFTGTPVKKNDKNTFENFGVKGEGYLDRYSIDDAVADGATVPIHYASRMTEWQVEPAKIDMLFDQWFSEEPPEVVEAIKKRGVTQDLLAKHHRRVELIAADIWAHYREFAKPDGLKAQIVAVNREGIILYKRALDRVIAKTLVTQGVDPEEARQKAGEYSRCVYSPNQEDAKDSPDERIQALRLDLRRHALDQKAEEEALKNFNKLGEQPTFLIVCDKLLTGFDAPIEGVMYLDSPLTDHNLLQAIARTNRVWDEGEKSCGMIVDYIGVSKRLDQALSAYRQEDVGTAMRDMEGPANALRVAHRDLVKACGSVKRHQSPNARDEYNALREHLGSLDQWLSFKRLFLTFKDAYSYLCPDPRVLEYQKDLKWFVGFIEWATVVIEKRESMSLATYSAKIRQMIEEHLDVTGIKTVCKLKKITDPDFWDDFALAAKKKISAEEILTTAARKATEVRQAVKERVAANELRYEKFSELVEAAIRKYEENIISAAELLNELDTISKDLVAEDDAYKKTGLSERGYDIFKILLAFRAKGSDGSGAADDKTSDSDADDTKDRVTFTKLASDIEQVYSDDSSAPAGWHIKEQLRKELRRKVRELAHPTNIKGWQKEVPEKVEEYALRRFIKE is encoded by the coding sequence ATGACTGAATTCCACACAACAGAATGGCCTGCGAGCGAATTCTTGGGAACTCTTGGATTTTCTAGGATCGCGAGTGCTGATCAGGCCATTCTCCGAGATGGGGACCGTAGCGTGATTTTGCGCACGCATCTGGTCGCAGCTATACAACGCATTAACGGAGTCGATGAAGATACTGTAAATGCTACGTATAATGATCTCCTTCGACTTTCAGACAACGGCCGTTGGCTGCAGTATTTGCGTGGTGGTCATAGCCGAAAGGTGTCTGGCGAATTAACGAAGAAGACCATTCGCATTATCGACCTCAAGACCCCCGCTAACAATACGTTCAGCCTTGCCACTCAATTCCGTGTCCAATCTGAACAACCTCGCAAACCCGACATCGTCCTATTCATCAACGGCATCCCCGTTGTCGTTATCGAATGCAAAAAGCCCGTCCCAAAAAAGGACAAGAACAACGAGGCCATCGAACAGATCCTCCAGTACGAGCGCGACATCCCGCGCCTCTTCCTATCCAACGCATTCAACGTCGTAACCGACGGGGTCAACGTCCTCTACGGCGCTACCGGTGCTCCTGCCAAGCATTGGGGTACCTGGCGCGATCCCTGGCCTAAGACCCCGAAGGATTTTGGCGACGACGCTTTCAAGATCGGTCTCTGGTCACTACTAGAGCCAAGGCGCCTACTCGACCTGATCGCCCACTTCATCGTTTTCGAGACCAACAAGAGCTCAGGGCGTGTGGTCAAAAAAATCTGCCGATATCAACAGTACCGAGCCGTCAACAAAATGGTCGCTCGCGTGCAAGATGCGAAGCTCAAGCGAGGCTTAGTTTGGCACACTCAGGGCAGTGGCAAGTCGCTGACGATGGTGTACGGAGCGCTAAAACTCAAACATGACCTGACGGCGAGTGGGCGCGACCTCGAAAATCCGAATCTGCTGGTTGTCACCGACCGGAAGCAACTCGACGACCAGATCAGCAAGACCTTCGTTGCCTGTGGACTAGAGAATCCTGTCCAAGTCGAGTCGATGAAGGATCTTCATGCAGCAGTGCGTGCCGCAACGCATGGGGTGACGCTGCTCTCAACGATCCATAAGTTCAAGGGCTCCAGGACGCCGGTGCCGCATAGTGACCGCTGGATTGTGCTTGTAGACGAGTGTCACCGGACTCAGGAAGAAGACCTGGGCGCCTTTATGAGAGCTACGTTTCCCGATGCGACCTTCTTTGGGTTCACCGGTACCCCCGTTAAGAAAAACGACAAAAACACCTTTGAAAATTTTGGCGTGAAGGGCGAGGGCTACCTCGACCGGTACTCGATCGATGATGCCGTGGCTGATGGAGCTACCGTCCCGATTCACTACGCGAGCCGGATGACAGAATGGCAGGTTGAGCCCGCAAAGATCGACATGCTGTTCGATCAGTGGTTTTCCGAGGAGCCGCCCGAGGTCGTCGAGGCGATCAAGAAACGGGGCGTGACCCAGGACCTGTTAGCTAAGCACCATAGAAGGGTCGAACTGATCGCGGCCGATATTTGGGCGCACTACCGAGAGTTTGCCAAGCCGGATGGTTTAAAAGCGCAGATCGTTGCGGTCAACCGCGAGGGGATCATCCTATACAAGCGCGCACTCGATCGCGTGATAGCAAAGACTCTAGTGACTCAAGGTGTCGACCCTGAGGAAGCTAGACAAAAGGCCGGCGAGTATAGCCGATGCGTTTACTCTCCGAATCAAGAGGATGCTAAAGATAGCCCAGACGAAAGGATACAGGCCCTAAGACTGGATCTCAGGCGGCATGCCCTCGATCAGAAGGCCGAGGAAGAGGCCCTTAAGAACTTCAATAAACTAGGTGAACAGCCCACCTTCCTGATCGTTTGTGACAAGCTGCTGACGGGATTTGATGCGCCTATCGAGGGCGTAATGTATCTCGACAGCCCGCTTACCGACCACAATCTGCTCCAAGCGATTGCCCGCACCAACCGAGTATGGGATGAGGGCGAGAAAAGCTGCGGCATGATTGTGGATTATATCGGGGTCTCAAAACGCCTCGACCAGGCTCTGTCTGCCTATCGCCAGGAAGATGTCGGGACTGCGATGCGAGACATGGAGGGCCCAGCAAACGCTCTACGCGTCGCACATCGTGATCTAGTAAAGGCCTGCGGCTCAGTCAAACGACATCAGTCACCCAATGCTCGGGACGAGTACAATGCGCTGAGGGAGCACCTAGGGTCCCTCGATCAGTGGCTATCTTTTAAGCGGCTATTTCTCACATTCAAAGATGCGTACAGCTACCTATGTCCGGACCCTAGGGTCCTGGAGTACCAGAAAGACCTAAAGTGGTTCGTGGGATTTATTGAATGGGCGACGGTAGTTATTGAGAAACGTGAGAGCATGAGCCTGGCGACGTACAGCGCCAAGATTCGCCAAATGATTGAAGAGCACCTCGATGTCACTGGCATCAAGACGGTTTGTAAGCTTAAAAAGATAACGGACCCAGATTTTTGGGATGACTTCGCATTAGCGGCAAAAAAGAAGATCTCAGCAGAGGAAATCCTAACAACGGCAGCAAGAAAAGCGACCGAAGTGCGCCAAGCAGTCAAAGAGAGGGTAGCCGCCAACGAACTGCGATATGAAAAATTCTCGGAACTGGTAGAGGCAGCGATCCGGAAATACGAGGAAAACATAATCAGCGCCGCTGAGCTGCTAAATGAGCTCGACACTATTAGCAAAGACTTAGTCGCCGAAGATGATGCGTACAAAAAAACAGGGCTCAGCGAACGGGGCTATGACATCTTTAAAATACTGCTAGCGTTCAGGGCCAAAGGTTCTGATGGTAGTGGTGCCGCCGATGACAAGACCAGCGACTCTGATGCAGATGATACTAAAGATCGAGTGACATTCACGAAGCTGGCGAGCGACATCGAGCAGGTTTATAGCGATGACTCGAGTGCCCCAGCAGGATGGCACATCAAAGAGCAACTTCGGAAAGAGTTGCGTCGGAAGGTTCGCGAGTTGGCCCATCCAACAAATATCAAAGGATGGCAGAAAGAAGTTCCGGAGAAGGTGGAGGAATACGCGCTCAGGCGC